The nucleotide window TGGGATTCGATAAGACCTATTTTCTCATAGAGGCGTAGTGCCCTAGCAGACACGCCAATTTTTTTAGAGAATTGTCCGATGGTAAGCCAGTTCTTCATCCTAACCTCAAAAAGACTCTCGAGGTTGCCCTTGGGTCAAGGTCAAAGACTTTTGGAAGGGTAGAAAATAAAAAAGGCCGGGTTTCCCCAGCCTTCTTAAAATCATTTTTGAATTTCTAATTAAGAAAGTTTCAAAGCGATGATCAACGCGTAGATAACCAATGACTCGATCAACGCAAGACCCAAGATCATTGGGATCAAAAGTTTACCAGAAGCCGCTGGATTGCGAGCGATACCTTCAAGTGCTGTAGCAGCAGTTTTACCTTGAGCCATGGCGCCACCGAATACTGCAACTGCGATAGTCAAAGCAGCAGCCAAAGCAACCATACCTTTATCAGCAGTAACAACTGGAGCAGCAGCAACAGCAGCTTCTTGTGCGAATGCAGATACAGAAGCCAACAAAGCAACCATAGCAACGATCATTTTTTTC belongs to Bdellovibrio svalbardensis and includes:
- a CDS encoding ATP synthase F0 subunit C: MKKMIVAMVALLASVSAFAQEAAVAAAPVVTADKGMVALAAALTIAVAVFGGAMAQGKTAATALEGIARNPAASGKLLIPMILGLALIESLVIYALIIALKLS